The candidate division WWE3 bacterium genome has a window encoding:
- a CDS encoding glycosyltransferase gives MKLVVIATTYNEKDNIESFVTAVMEELTKIPMESCLLIADDESPDGTGDIVKSLQAKYPSLALSSGPKSGLGNAYKRATAYAITDLSADLIVTMDADFSHAPFDIHRLVEAVVKGSDLAIGSRYVAGGAIPTDWGWHRKLLSGLGNVVVRILFGTWQVHEYTTAFRAFTVVLWSKLDHTKIDFVDNTFLPAFVYEASQQGAKIVEIPVIFKDRVAGVSKIEIGSYAPRLFKYALGVFFQRLTGH, from the coding sequence ATGAAATTAGTTGTCATCGCTACAACCTACAACGAGAAAGATAATATAGAATCTTTTGTAACAGCGGTCATGGAAGAGTTAACGAAGATTCCAATGGAGAGTTGCTTGCTGATTGCCGATGACGAGTCACCGGATGGTACTGGTGATATAGTTAAGTCGCTGCAGGCTAAGTATCCTAGTCTTGCTTTATCTTCCGGTCCTAAATCCGGTCTTGGCAATGCTTATAAAAGAGCGACTGCGTATGCCATCACTGATCTCTCGGCAGACTTGATTGTAACCATGGACGCTGACTTTTCCCATGCGCCTTTCGATATTCATCGCTTGGTGGAAGCCGTTGTTAAGGGATCAGATCTAGCAATTGGGTCACGTTACGTTGCCGGTGGGGCCATTCCAACGGATTGGGGTTGGCATCGGAAGTTACTGAGTGGTTTGGGAAACGTGGTTGTTCGTATTTTGTTTGGTACTTGGCAGGTTCATGAATACACGACTGCCTTTCGGGCCTTCACTGTTGTTCTCTGGTCCAAACTTGACCACACCAAAATCGACTTTGTGGACAATACTTTTTTACCGGCTTTTGTGTACGAAGCTAGTCAACAAGGCGCAAAAATAGTTGAAATACCTGTTATTTTTAAAGATCGCGTCGCCGGTGTTTCCAAAATTGAAATTGGTTCCTACGCCCCTCGGCTTTTTAAATATGCTCTTGGCGTATTCTTCCAGCGTTTGACCGGTCACTAA
- a CDS encoding CAP domain-containing protein: MSLGSHFLPKPHPSKYGHHRRANLLGLPALASYALFLVGLVFSVSLIGRIIPNVLGFATSINITDLLTDTNGERLKNNLSTLVINDALSKAAAAKGAYMFAHNFWAHVAPDGTTPWYFISNSGYDYQYAGENLARDFNDSQAVVTAWMNSPSHRENMLNSHYTDIGFAVVDGKLDGEDTTLVVQMFGKLRTANYLSQALPEAAATKVDVTPINSSLNSSRPVPSAVPLVSVTSNNPQILPAFAVQNASKSIAIVLGAFLTLLFAIDGIYVWRRGLLRISGSTLAHLGLLILAIIGIWFTSAGAIT, encoded by the coding sequence GTGAGTTTAGGGTCGCATTTTTTGCCAAAACCGCACCCATCTAAATACGGTCATCATCGGCGGGCAAATCTATTAGGTTTGCCAGCCTTAGCTTCTTACGCCCTCTTTTTAGTGGGCTTGGTTTTTAGTGTCTCGCTGATTGGTCGCATTATTCCAAACGTCCTGGGCTTTGCAACCAGTATTAACATTACCGATCTTCTAACCGATACTAATGGTGAAAGACTCAAAAATAACCTATCTACTTTGGTCATAAATGACGCCTTGAGTAAAGCGGCGGCGGCGAAAGGGGCCTACATGTTTGCCCATAACTTTTGGGCCCACGTGGCACCGGATGGCACCACTCCCTGGTATTTCATTTCTAATTCCGGTTACGATTATCAGTACGCCGGCGAAAACTTGGCCCGGGATTTTAATGATAGCCAGGCGGTCGTGACGGCCTGGATGAATTCACCTAGTCATCGAGAAAACATGCTTAATTCTCATTACACCGATATTGGCTTTGCGGTGGTTGATGGGAAGCTGGATGGCGAAGATACCACGCTCGTCGTGCAAATGTTTGGCAAGCTCCGCACCGCTAATTACCTATCACAAGCTTTGCCGGAAGCAGCTGCTACTAAAGTCGATGTTACTCCTATTAATAGTAGTCTTAATAGTAGTCGACCGGTTCCGTCAGCAGTTCCTCTTGTTTCAGTGACCTCTAATAACCCGCAAATTTTGCCAGCCTTTGCGGTCCAAAACGCCTCGAAGTCAATTGCCATTGTCCTCGGTGCTTTTCTGACCCTATTGTTTGCGATTGACGGTATTTATGTCTGGCGCCGCGGTCTCCTGCGGATTTCCGGCAGTACCTTGGCGCATCTCGGTTTGCTGATCCTCGCTATAATAGGAATTTGGTTTACCTCGGCGGGAGCAATTACTTAA
- a CDS encoding UbiA prenyltransferase family protein — translation MVNLLRKILTRIKTLHNSPYYKILRVRQWLKNGSLFLAIVFGGRLFDLHYFGRVALGAIVFCVLSSGIYVLNDLIDAPNDRLHPIKKNRPIAAGKISLQNAQIMFIILTLTALTAALFLDKGFFMMAVVYTLMMTAYDLWLKKLPVIDVLTLSGGYVLRVFAGSFIADTSISALLILTTIFTALFISFAKRRAEVNLIEAETTQQMSATRKVLKDYPAFLIDKYLTLTFGAAFITYSFYTYSAGIRQFSKTLSTVLPTTLSRPNWLMLTIPIVFYALARYMYLIYERKEGEYPENTLITDKTLFATAALWLAMIIFIIYGIPLI, via the coding sequence GTGGTTAACCTCTTACGAAAAATTCTGACACGAATTAAGACTCTTCATAACAGTCCCTACTACAAGATTCTCCGAGTTCGCCAATGGCTTAAAAACGGCAGTTTATTTTTAGCTATTGTTTTTGGCGGTCGGCTGTTCGATCTCCATTATTTTGGCCGGGTGGCTTTAGGGGCCATTGTTTTTTGCGTCCTTTCTTCCGGCATCTACGTTCTTAATGATTTAATTGACGCCCCTAACGATCGCCTACACCCAATTAAAAAGAATCGGCCAATTGCCGCCGGAAAAATCAGCCTGCAAAACGCCCAAATAATGTTCATTATTCTAACCTTAACTGCTCTTACGGCCGCCCTATTTTTAGATAAGGGCTTTTTTATGATGGCGGTAGTGTATACGTTAATGATGACAGCTTATGATCTGTGGCTAAAAAAATTACCGGTGATTGATGTGCTCACATTATCAGGCGGCTACGTATTAAGGGTTTTTGCCGGCAGTTTTATCGCTGATACCTCCATTTCTGCTTTACTAATTTTAACAACGATTTTCACCGCTTTATTTATTTCTTTCGCCAAGCGCCGAGCTGAAGTGAATTTAATTGAGGCCGAAACGACTCAACAAATGAGCGCCACTCGCAAAGTCCTTAAAGACTACCCCGCCTTTTTAATCGATAAATATCTAACTCTTACTTTCGGAGCGGCCTTCATTACCTATTCTTTTTATACTTACTCCGCTGGAATTCGGCAGTTTAGCAAGACCCTATCGACCGTCCTCCCAACGACACTATCAAGACCGAACTGGTTAATGTTGACGATTCCAATCGTCTTTTACGCCCTAGCTCGTTATATGTACTTAATTTACGAAAGAAAAGAAGGCGAGTACCCCGAAAATACGCTGATAACCGATAAAACTCTCTTTGCCACCGCCGCCCTCTGGCTGGCCATGATCATATTTATCATCTACGGCATTCCTCTAATTTAA
- a CDS encoding glycosyltransferase family 2 protein codes for MERFINNHYPAFKRFFQILPGVLAWAAILSPFILSLRIPAAVAYAILFMDMYWMYRSLRISAGVLIGYHRMKEAESIDWHQRLKTEFPDELNSIYNLFVIPTYKEGLEIMESTFKALMELDYPKDKIIVILGFEARDDQVRIADIKEKLLAKYGVIFGKLIFTDHVVAAGEQAGPGSNRTYAIKEFLKYNQIPVEKILLTTLDSDFCVHPRFLAAAVYRYLTIPAAERDKRSYTGVFLYNNNYWQTIAPMRLNAVTTAFWQLSEMVTSNKYMNFASMTINLKPVIEMGFWPLDVVNDDSAFFWRAYYFFNGDYKVLPHYVSISADAVQDKTVWTTYKNQYKQYQRWAYGVEHLPVVAKNMLIKKEMPILDRLDRFYFIIQSNVTWAAMGFIVTFGGILLPLLNPYFKQTVMGYNFPKLSSLILTIALVGLSVNIWAEAKLAPPKPANWGLLRKIGVLFQWILTPILIITYGTVPALDAQTRLAIGKYLNYKVTNKERQFKK; via the coding sequence ATGGAAAGGTTTATTAACAATCATTATCCCGCTTTTAAGCGTTTTTTCCAGATTTTGCCGGGGGTTTTGGCCTGGGCGGCTATTCTATCGCCTTTTATACTATCTTTAAGAATTCCCGCCGCCGTCGCCTACGCCATTTTATTTATGGATATGTACTGGATGTATCGCAGCCTTCGCATTTCGGCCGGAGTATTAATTGGCTACCACCGCATGAAAGAGGCCGAAAGTATCGATTGGCACCAAAGACTTAAGACCGAATTTCCAGATGAATTAAATAGTATTTATAACTTGTTCGTAATTCCCACTTACAAAGAGGGTTTGGAAATCATGGAATCCACTTTTAAAGCTTTAATGGAACTGGATTACCCCAAAGACAAAATAATAGTAATTTTGGGCTTTGAGGCCCGCGATGATCAAGTCCGAATTGCCGATATTAAAGAAAAATTACTGGCTAAATATGGCGTTATTTTCGGAAAATTAATTTTTACCGACCACGTCGTCGCCGCTGGTGAGCAAGCGGGGCCGGGTAGCAACCGCACCTATGCAATTAAAGAATTTCTTAAATACAACCAAATTCCGGTCGAAAAGATACTTTTGACGACTCTGGATAGCGATTTTTGCGTGCACCCTCGCTTTTTAGCGGCCGCGGTTTATCGCTATTTAACGATTCCGGCAGCCGAACGTGACAAAAGAAGCTATACCGGAGTATTTTTATACAATAATAATTATTGGCAAACGATTGCTCCGATGCGCCTTAACGCTGTAACCACGGCTTTTTGGCAATTGTCAGAAATGGTCACTTCCAATAAATATATGAATTTCGCCAGTATGACGATTAATTTAAAGCCGGTGATCGAAATGGGTTTCTGGCCACTTGACGTGGTTAATGATGACTCAGCCTTCTTTTGGCGAGCCTATTACTTTTTTAATGGTGACTATAAAGTGCTGCCGCACTATGTTTCTATTTCGGCCGATGCCGTGCAGGATAAAACCGTGTGGACGACGTATAAAAACCAATATAAGCAGTATCAACGCTGGGCCTACGGGGTGGAGCATCTACCGGTTGTAGCCAAAAATATGTTAATCAAAAAAGAGATGCCGATTTTAGATCGCTTGGATCGCTTTTATTTTATAATTCAATCTAATGTAACCTGGGCGGCCATGGGCTTTATAGTCACTTTCGGCGGCATTTTGCTACCACTTTTAAACCCCTACTTTAAACAAACGGTAATGGGTTACAACTTTCCTAAACTTTCAAGCCTTATTTTAACGATTGCGCTAGTTGGCTTAAGCGTTAATATTTGGGCGGAAGCAAAATTGGCACCACCAAAGCCGGCCAACTGGGGACTACTGCGTAAAATAGGCGTTTTATTTCAATGGATTCTTACTCCAATTTTAATTATTACTTACGGCACTGTGCCGGCCCTCGATGCTCAAACCAGACTCGCTATCGGTAAGTATTTAAATTATAAAGTGACGAATAAAGAGAGGCAATTTAAGAAATGA
- a CDS encoding glycosyltransferase → MTISPLISVVLPAYNEAEAITKSLGKIEEYLNSQEYSWEIIIANDGSSDATASRVTEFIADKPAYQLLNLAHRGKSAAVCSGVAAASGEYILVTDVDLAVPISELKRFMHWAVEEKCDVISASREGKGATRVGEPYYRHFVGRIFNLLIQILILPGISDTQCGYKLFSKKAVAAIFPRLLVYGRDSPKVDKPFFGAFEVEVLFLARKLRLKVKELPVIWTFSPTRRFNFVGNSWRMFRDIVKIRILYLKRLYKI, encoded by the coding sequence ATGACTATTTCCCCTTTAATTTCCGTTGTTCTCCCGGCCTACAATGAGGCGGAAGCGATTACTAAAAGTTTGGGAAAGATAGAGGAGTATTTAAACAGTCAAGAATATTCGTGGGAGATTATCATTGCTAATGATGGGAGTAGCGACGCCACGGCATCCAGGGTCACTGAATTTATTGCGGACAAGCCAGCATACCAATTATTAAATCTTGCACATCGTGGTAAAAGCGCCGCGGTTTGTAGCGGGGTGGCGGCCGCCAGCGGCGAATATATCCTCGTCACCGATGTCGACTTAGCTGTCCCTATTTCCGAACTAAAGCGTTTTATGCACTGGGCGGTTGAAGAGAAGTGCGATGTTATCTCGGCTTCCAGAGAGGGTAAAGGGGCGACTCGAGTGGGGGAGCCTTATTATCGGCATTTTGTGGGCCGAATTTTTAATTTATTAATTCAGATTTTAATTTTGCCGGGAATTAGTGACACTCAATGCGGTTATAAATTATTTTCTAAAAAAGCCGTGGCCGCTATTTTTCCGCGCTTGTTAGTCTATGGCCGCGATAGTCCTAAAGTTGATAAACCTTTCTTTGGAGCTTTTGAAGTCGAAGTCTTATTTCTGGCTCGAAAACTGCGTTTAAAAGTCAAAGAATTGCCAGTCATTTGGACTTTTTCACCAACTCGACGTTTTAATTTTGTTGGTAATTCCTGGCGGATGTTTAGGGATATCGTTAAAATCAGAATCCTCTATTTGAAACGACTTTATAAGATTTAA